In Phycisphaerales bacterium, the sequence TCGAGTCCGCGTTCAAACACGCAGCGACACTCGAGGCCCGTGCCTCGAGAACTTCATCCGTGCGTTCTCCAATCCCTCGGCTCATGACAGGTCCTTGGACGCAATACTTCTGTACCATTGATCGTGATGAACCCGCGGCCCGATGCACAAGCCCGCACACACGTCGGCCCACAAGCCCGCGCACAAGTTAGTGCCCGTGAGCATAGGCCCACGCTGGAACGCACTCTCCTCATTCGCGACGCCAAGTTCGATGTCGAACGTGTCGATTACGTCTCATCACGAGGCGATCCCATCTCGCGAACCGTCGTTCGCCATCCCGGGAGCGTCGTCCTCGTCCCCATGCCCACGCCCGATCGCGTGGTCCTCATACGCACGTATCGCCCCGCCCTTGACGCATGGAACTGGGAGTTCCCCGCAGGAACGCGTGGGCCCGACGAGCTCTACGACGACTGTGCCCGCCGAGAACTCGCGGAAGAAATCGGGGCCGCGGCCGCAACCCTCACCGAGATCGCCCGGTTCCATCCTGGTCCGGGGATGACCGATGAGTTGATGAAGGTCTATCTCGCCACCAGCATCACCATGGGGAGCCAGCACCTCGAGCCGGACGAGGACATCCGCCCCGTGGAGATGAGCACGCACGACCTCGAACGCATGATCGACACCGCCGACATCATCGACGCCAAGACGATCGCCGCGTGGCACATCACGCGCCGATACCTCGATCGTCATCGCCACGACGGCCCACGCGCCACGCCGGGGAGTGTCGCCCCATGAACTCGCACGCGCAGAATGCCACCTCCGTCTCCAAGCCCCGCGCTCACGCGCCCCTGTACAGCGGCTGGGACGAGTTCCTCGGGTGGATGGTCCCCCTCGTCCCCATCAAGGCCGGCTGGGTCGGCGTCCACATCCTCGTTCTCGCTTGGATCGCCACCGAAGCCGCCGTCGCCGCCCTCACGCACGGCGCCGCCGGCGCGGCCGAACAACTCCTACTCCTTGGTGCATGGATGGGCGTCGTCCTCGCAAGAGAGGTCGCGCGCGCCATTGTTCTCCGACTCATCGGCGGCATCGAAACCAACTGCGCCATCTGGCCCCTCGGCGGCCTCGCCCTTCCCCTCCCGGGCCTCTCCGCACGCCCCATGATCGCCGAATGCGGCGGCGTTGCCTTCGGGTTCCTCATGATTCCCCTGATCGCCCTCTGGGCCATCAGCCTCGGTCTCGACACGCGTCTCCTTCTCACCTGGCCCACCGATCCGCGGGCCGCGGGACTCGTCGGCTGGCCGAAAATCGTCTGGTGGCTCCATGCCGCCAATCTCAGCGTGCTGGCCATCAATCTTTGCATCCCCATGCTCCCCCTCGACGCAGGCCGCTGGCTCCACGCCTGGCGCTCCCGTCGCGTGACCACCGCCGAAGCCGCGATGACGACCGCCCGCGCCACGTGGATCATCGCCTCGCTCATCTTCATCGTCGCCGCCGTCGCCGGCGAGACCCGAGTCCTCCTCGTCTCCACCATCGCCGGCCTCGCCGGTGCCGCCCACTGGCGCCGCGCCCTCTTCTTCGCCGAGGGTCTCGGCTCCCCACACCCAACCCGTGATCACACACTCTCGGACGATCCAGATTCCTTCCACACCTTGTCGGATCACTGGCTCGATCAATCGAGTTCCGATCTCGAGCCAGGCACGCTCCCCGAGGTCGACGCCGTCCTCCGGAAAGTCTCCACGCAAGGCCTCGCCGCTCTCTCCCCCATCGAGCGCCGAGTCCTCGAGGCCGAGACCACCCGCCTCCGCGCCGCCTCACAGGAACACCAGGCCCCAAATTCCTAAAGTACTCCGCAAGGGAACCGGTTCTCCGCCCGCGGCATCAAGGCCTCGCTCGCGTCCGGCCGATCATCCCTCAGTTCTTGACACGAACGCACCTGTTCGACCGCGCAAGGAGGCGCTCGCGACCACATGGGCATCGCCGAACGAAACTACGACCAACGCCCAGGAGGCAAAGGACCATCCATGATGTGGGGAGGTCCGGGCCGTCGACCCCTCTCCATGACCGTCTGGATCATCATCGTCAACGCCGCCGTCTTCTTCGGCTCCGCTCTCCTGGGACCACGGGCCGTCGATCTCTCCAGGGAATACGGCGCCTTCTCCACCCACACCTTCCTCAAACTCGAAGTCTGGCGCCTCCTCTCCTTTCAGTTCCTCCACGCCGACATCACCCACATCCTCTTCAATATGTTCGGCCTCTGGATCTTCGGGGCCATGGTCGAGGAATACCTTGGGCGAAAAAAATACCTCGCTTTCTACCTCGTCTGCGGTATCTGCGGCGGCCTGATGTTCCTCCTCCTCAATCTCGGAGGCGTCCTCTTCACCAAAGCCGGCTTGCACCCACTCCCCGGTCTCCTCGTCTACAAACTCCAGTCCCCCCTCATCGGCGCCTCCGCCGGCGTCTTTGGCGTCATCATCGGCGCCGCCTACATCCGACCCAATGAGCAGATGCAACTCCTCTTCCCGCCCGTCACCCTCCCCTTGAAGTGGCTCGCCTATGGCTACGTCGCCATCGCCGCCATCAATCTCCTCACAGGCTCCGCCAACGCCGGCGGCGAAGCGGCCCACCTCGGCGGCGCCCTCGCCGGGTTCATCTTCGTCCGCAACAACCACCTCCTCCGCGACTTCTTCGACATCATGGAGGACTCACGCAAAGCCCCAGACTCCCGCTCCACCTCCTCTCGCGATCCAAGCCGCAAAGGCGGCCTCGCCTCATCCCTCAAGAAACTCGTCGGCGCCAAGGAAATCACCCAGCAGGAAGTCGACGCCATCCTCGACAAGATCAAAGAACATGGCATGGGCAGCCTCTCCGACGCCGAGAAGAACAAACTCCGCAAGTTCAACGAGCAGGGCGGCATCAAAAACGGCTAACGAGGCCTCATCCCTTACCAACTCTCGTGGCACCGGCGTCTTGCCGGTGTCTCCTCCTTCTACATCTCCTCTCATGATCCGCACTCCGCGCCGTACCCTCCCCGCGTGACCGCCCTCTCCTTCTCCATCCA encodes:
- a CDS encoding rhomboid family intramembrane serine protease, whose product is MTVWIIIVNAAVFFGSALLGPRAVDLSREYGAFSTHTFLKLEVWRLLSFQFLHADITHILFNMFGLWIFGAMVEEYLGRKKYLAFYLVCGICGGLMFLLLNLGGVLFTKAGLHPLPGLLVYKLQSPLIGASAGVFGVIIGAAYIRPNEQMQLLFPPVTLPLKWLAYGYVAIAAINLLTGSANAGGEAAHLGGALAGFIFVRNNHLLRDFFDIMEDSRKAPDSRSTSSRDPSRKGGLASSLKKLVGAKEITQQEVDAILDKIKEHGMGSLSDAEKNKLRKFNEQGGIKNG
- a CDS encoding NUDIX hydrolase, with product MPTPDRVVLIRTYRPALDAWNWEFPAGTRGPDELYDDCARRELAEEIGAAAATLTEIARFHPGPGMTDELMKVYLATSITMGSQHLEPDEDIRPVEMSTHDLERMIDTADIIDAKTIAAWHITRRYLDRHRHDGPRATPGSVAP